In one Desulfomicrobium macestii genomic region, the following are encoded:
- a CDS encoding aminotransferase-like domain-containing protein → MEDFRYRQIEQNLMQQIVSGTLGPGARLPSLRHVSLRSRVAVSTVLQAYAELERKGVIESRPRSGFFVRSDTRQLPPPPRNPRPVLRPHTVNRSQLISAVLETVGDRELVPLGINCPSEDLLPYRELAKVAARLSREDPKRQVGYLPVEGSLELRRQLSLRAAQAGLAVRPEEIIITCGALEALHVAVRSLVRPGDNVLIQAPSYFCFQQLLENQGVRSIEIPSHPRHGVDPADVERALERFDISACIFTPNFNNPDGSLTSDSAKREIVELLARREIPLIEDDVAGDLHFGPTRPTVFKMYDAQGLVILCSSLSKTLCPGYRIGWIMPGRFYREAYEVKATTNVCSATLTQEAVGLYLREGRYDRHLRGLRRALQEQTQSMQLHVSRTFPEGTRVGRPEGGGVLWVELPTGVDSVELMYRARAAGISIAPGTIFSTQDRFSGHVRLNSGNPWTSELAGGIERLGGLVAEMVGG, encoded by the coding sequence ATGGAAGATTTCAGATACCGGCAGATCGAGCAGAACCTCATGCAGCAGATCGTCTCGGGTACTCTCGGCCCCGGAGCCAGGCTGCCTTCCCTGCGCCATGTCAGCCTGCGCAGCCGGGTGGCGGTCAGCACCGTGCTCCAGGCCTATGCCGAGCTGGAGCGCAAGGGGGTCATCGAGTCGCGCCCCAGGTCCGGGTTTTTCGTGCGGAGCGACACGCGGCAGCTGCCGCCTCCGCCGCGCAACCCTCGGCCCGTGCTCCGGCCGCACACCGTCAACCGCAGCCAGCTCATCTCCGCCGTGCTTGAGACCGTGGGCGACCGGGAGCTTGTGCCCCTGGGCATCAATTGCCCGTCGGAAGATCTGCTGCCCTACCGCGAACTGGCCAAGGTGGCGGCGCGCCTGTCGAGGGAAGATCCCAAGCGCCAGGTCGGCTACCTGCCCGTGGAGGGCAGCCTGGAGCTGCGCCGCCAGCTGTCCCTGCGCGCGGCCCAGGCGGGGCTTGCGGTGCGGCCCGAGGAGATCATCATCACCTGTGGGGCCCTTGAGGCCCTGCACGTGGCCGTGCGCAGCCTGGTCCGCCCCGGAGACAACGTGCTCATCCAGGCTCCGTCCTATTTCTGCTTTCAGCAGCTTCTCGAGAATCAGGGCGTGCGTTCCATCGAGATCCCCTCGCATCCTCGGCACGGGGTGGACCCCGCCGACGTGGAGCGGGCGCTTGAGCGCTTCGACATCAGCGCCTGCATCTTTACCCCCAATTTCAACAATCCCGACGGTTCCCTGACTTCGGACAGCGCCAAGCGCGAAATCGTGGAACTTCTGGCCAGACGGGAAATACCGCTCATCGAGGACGATGTGGCCGGAGACCTCCATTTTGGTCCGACCCGCCCCACGGTCTTCAAGATGTACGATGCGCAAGGGTTGGTCATTCTATGTTCGTCCCTTTCCAAGACTCTGTGTCCGGGCTACCGCATCGGTTGGATCATGCCGGGCCGGTTTTATCGCGAGGCCTACGAGGTCAAGGCCACCACCAACGTCTGCTCCGCGACCCTCACCCAGGAGGCCGTGGGCCTCTATTTGCGCGAGGGCCGGTATGATCGGCACTTGCGCGGTCTGCGCCGGGCCTTGCAGGAGCAGACACAGTCCATGCAGCTGCACGTCAGCCGCACCTTCCCGGAAGGCACGCGGGTCGGCAGGCCCGAAGGCGGGGGCGTGCTGTGGGTGGAACTGCCGACGGGCGTGGATTCGGTGGAGCTCATGTACCGGGCCAGGGCGGCGGGCATCAGCATCGCCCCCGGCACCATCTTTTCGACCCAGGATCGTTTTTCCGGGCATGTGCGGCTCAACTCCGGCAATCCCTGGACCTCGGAATTGGCGGGCGGGATAGAACGCCTGGGCGGCCTGGTGGCCGAGATGGTCGGCGGGTGA
- a CDS encoding radical SAM/SPASM family putative metalloenzyme maturase, translating into MSFWHIDEASVLVEETGMSMNTPLFPRKLYVEPATLCNLGCAMCVKHSAGWDCEDALMSRATFEALTPLFPHLDTLNLNGIGESLMHPELAAFIALARAKVPDGCVIGFQSNGMLLTRGLAGELMDAGLDRICFSVDSPDADQLERFRAGAELGQVGQAFELMRGAAGRPGARPLSLGVETVVSAQNYSSLPDMVSWCADRGVDFVIVSHVLPYNASDAPQSLYVPLSRRCLDFYREWEKVFHAEGLDVSHSYTSFYAVFRTPEQQRLVDIILAMKEDAQGRGLQFSLPNAMNVDFERLERVRETFARAMDVAQARGIRLDLPETEAREPRECAFVRDPSLFVAYDGALAPCYYLWHSYSAWLLGSEVRVRQRAFGLVPEDDPLQVWRSGDFVRFRDEAVREEYARCADCSVVPCDHVQGFPAPFAKDCYGQTVPCGVCPWSGGGFACLR; encoded by the coding sequence GTGTCATTTTGGCATATTGACGAGGCTTCCGTGCTGGTCGAGGAAACGGGCATGTCCATGAACACCCCCCTTTTTCCCCGTAAACTGTATGTGGAGCCGGCGACCCTGTGCAATCTGGGCTGCGCCATGTGCGTCAAGCATTCCGCGGGCTGGGACTGCGAGGACGCGCTCATGTCCAGGGCGACCTTCGAGGCCCTGACCCCTCTTTTTCCCCATCTGGACACGCTCAACCTGAACGGCATTGGCGAATCCCTGATGCATCCGGAGCTGGCTGCGTTCATCGCCCTTGCCAGGGCCAAAGTGCCAGATGGCTGCGTCATCGGGTTTCAGTCCAACGGCATGCTCCTGACCAGAGGTTTGGCCGGAGAACTCATGGATGCAGGGCTCGACCGGATCTGTTTTTCCGTGGATTCGCCGGATGCGGATCAGCTGGAGCGTTTTCGTGCCGGAGCCGAGCTCGGTCAGGTCGGACAGGCCTTTGAGCTGATGCGCGGAGCAGCAGGCCGCCCGGGGGCGCGGCCTTTGTCGCTTGGCGTGGAGACCGTGGTCAGCGCCCAGAATTATTCCAGTCTCCCTGACATGGTCTCATGGTGTGCGGATCGCGGCGTCGATTTCGTCATCGTGTCCCATGTCCTGCCCTACAATGCCTCCGACGCCCCGCAAAGCCTGTACGTGCCCTTGTCCCGCCGCTGTCTGGATTTTTACCGCGAATGGGAAAAGGTCTTTCACGCCGAAGGGCTGGATGTTTCACATTCCTATACATCCTTTTACGCGGTGTTTCGCACACCGGAGCAACAGCGGCTGGTCGACATCATTCTGGCCATGAAGGAGGACGCGCAGGGACGCGGTCTGCAATTCAGCCTGCCCAATGCCATGAACGTCGATTTCGAGCGCCTGGAGCGCGTTCGCGAGACATTTGCCCGCGCCATGGATGTTGCGCAGGCAAGGGGGATTCGCCTTGATCTGCCCGAAACGGAGGCGCGGGAGCCCCGGGAATGCGCGTTTGTCCGCGATCCGAGCCTGTTCGTGGCGTACGACGGCGCCTTGGCTCCCTGCTATTATCTGTGGCACAGCTATTCGGCCTGGCTGCTTGGCTCCGAGGTGCGCGTCAGGCAGCGGGCCTTCGGCCTGGTACCGGAGGATGATCCTTTGCAGGTCTGGCGGTCTGGGGATTTTGTCCGTTTTCGAGACGAGGCCGTGCGTGAGGAATATGCCCGCTGTGCCGATTGCAGCGTGGTTCCATGCGATCATGTGCAGGGCTTTCCCGCGCCTTTCGCCAAGGACTGCTATGGCCAGACAGTGCCGTGCGGAGTCTGTCCGTGGTCCGGCGGCGGATTTGCCTGCCTGCGATAA
- a CDS encoding P-II family nitrogen regulator: protein MKLVVAYIRPECLNAVKQELYAKKIYNMSVTNVLGSGRQKGFTETYRGVVMEVNLLKKLRLEIGVNDDFAEQAVEAINAGARTGKEGDGVIFVLECAAAVRIRTQETGPAAMG, encoded by the coding sequence ATGAAACTCGTAGTAGCATATATCCGGCCCGAGTGCCTGAACGCAGTCAAGCAAGAGCTGTACGCCAAGAAAATCTACAACATGTCCGTCACCAACGTGCTCGGCAGCGGACGCCAGAAAGGATTCACCGAAACTTACCGAGGCGTGGTCATGGAAGTGAACCTGCTGAAGAAGTTGAGACTGGAGATCGGAGTCAACGACGATTTCGCCGAGCAGGCCGTGGAGGCCATCAACGCGGGAGCCCGGACCGGCAAGGAAGGCGATGGAGTGATCTTCGTGCTCGAATGCGCCGCCGCCGTGCGCATCCGCACCCAGGAAACCGGACCTGCCGCAATGGGCTAA
- a CDS encoding ammonium transporter — MFEEKKQTTALLRPKVWALTLLLATFTPAMAFAEGEALSQEHGNLLWTLIAAILVMFMQPGFALVEMGFSRAKNAGNILMKNLLDFSAGVPVFFLVGFGIMFGQDIAGFFGSSGFALSGVDPTSAAGQWDLTFLFFQSVFAATAATIISGGIAERTKFSAYIIVSIAVTALIYPVSGHWAWASLWGGDELGAGWLEAMGFIDFAGSTVVHSVGGWIALAGAIVVGPRLGKYTADGKAKAIPGHNIPLAGLGVFILWFGWFGFNPGSTTTADGTIGYIAVNTAMAACTGALGAMIFAWIKHGKPDTSMSLNGALAGLVAITAGCYEVSPVGSLIIGLLAGVLVIISIEFIDQVLKIDDPVGASSVHGVCGVFGTIAVGFFAAPGYGDNVGIFYGGGSEILVTQLIGAAAVFAWAFGAGLALFTILKMTIGVRVTQEEELKGLDITEHGMESYNGFQIFTNE; from the coding sequence ATGTTCGAAGAGAAAAAACAAACAACCGCCCTGCTCAGACCAAAAGTCTGGGCCTTGACCCTATTGCTTGCAACCTTCACCCCCGCCATGGCCTTTGCCGAAGGCGAAGCGCTCTCGCAGGAGCACGGCAACCTGCTCTGGACCCTGATCGCGGCCATTCTGGTCATGTTCATGCAGCCGGGCTTCGCCCTGGTAGAAATGGGTTTTTCCCGCGCCAAGAACGCCGGCAACATCCTCATGAAAAACCTGCTCGATTTTTCCGCCGGCGTGCCGGTATTCTTCCTGGTTGGATTCGGCATCATGTTCGGCCAGGACATCGCGGGTTTCTTCGGTTCCAGCGGCTTTGCCCTGTCCGGGGTCGATCCGACCAGCGCAGCCGGACAATGGGATCTGACCTTCCTGTTCTTCCAGTCCGTATTCGCGGCCACGGCAGCGACAATCATTTCCGGCGGCATTGCCGAGCGGACCAAATTTTCGGCCTACATCATCGTCAGCATCGCGGTCACGGCCCTCATCTATCCCGTCTCCGGACACTGGGCATGGGCCAGTCTCTGGGGTGGTGACGAGCTCGGCGCGGGCTGGCTCGAAGCCATGGGCTTCATCGACTTCGCAGGCTCCACCGTGGTTCACTCCGTAGGCGGCTGGATCGCCCTGGCCGGTGCGATCGTAGTCGGGCCCCGTCTGGGCAAGTACACCGCCGACGGCAAGGCCAAGGCCATCCCCGGGCACAACATCCCCCTGGCCGGTCTTGGCGTGTTCATCCTCTGGTTCGGCTGGTTCGGCTTCAACCCCGGCAGCACCACCACCGCTGACGGCACCATCGGCTATATCGCGGTCAACACCGCCATGGCAGCCTGCACCGGTGCTCTTGGCGCCATGATCTTCGCCTGGATCAAGCACGGCAAGCCGGACACCTCCATGTCCCTGAACGGCGCGCTGGCCGGCCTGGTGGCCATCACCGCCGGCTGTTACGAAGTCTCTCCCGTGGGCTCGCTGATCATCGGCCTGCTGGCCGGCGTCCTGGTCATCATTTCCATCGAATTCATCGACCAGGTCCTCAAGATCGATGATCCGGTCGGCGCCTCCTCCGTGCACGGCGTGTGCGGCGTGTTCGGCACCATTGCGGTGGGTTTCTTCGCGGCTCCCGGCTACGGCGACAACGTGGGCATCTTTTACGGCGGCGGCAGCGAGATCCTCGTCACGCAGCTCATCGGCGCGGCAGCGGTCTTTGCCTGGGCCTTCGGCGCGGGTCTGGCCCTGTTCACCATCCTGAAGATGACCATCGGCGTACGCGTCACCCAGGAAGAAGAACTCAAGGGTCTCGACATCACCGAACACGGCATGGAATCCTACAACGGCTTCCAGATCTTCACCAACGAATAA
- a CDS encoding ammonium transporter: MNPTDTAFIIICAALVMFMTPGLALFYAGMTRSKNALGTIMQSFAALGVITLVWIFWGYSLSFGTDMNGLIGGLDFVGMAGVGMEPHESIATNLPHMVFMIFQCMFAIITPALISGAFAERMRFSAFIIFIILWCTFVYAPLCHWVWGGGWMAQMGAMDFAGGAVVHMSSASAALAAVLVIGKRKGYGKRSFLPHNLPMTMIGTALLWFGWFGFNAGSALAADGLAGNAFVTTHIAAATAMLAWVFAEWKFHGKPTTLGAASGAVAGLVAITPAAGFVGIMASVLIGLGAGVLCYFGVSLKARFGYDDSLDVVGIHGVGGVWGALATGLFASQAINPAGFNGLFYGNPGQLWIQFVSVVATCAFSFVVSYVLLKIVNAIVPIRVTEEEEEAGLDVAIHSESAYQA; the protein is encoded by the coding sequence GTGAATCCGACAGATACCGCTTTTATCATCATTTGTGCTGCCCTGGTCATGTTCATGACCCCAGGGCTCGCCCTCTTCTACGCGGGCATGACCCGTTCCAAGAACGCCCTGGGAACCATAATGCAGAGTTTTGCCGCCCTTGGCGTCATCACCCTGGTCTGGATTTTCTGGGGATATTCCCTGTCGTTCGGTACTGACATGAACGGCCTCATCGGCGGGCTGGACTTTGTGGGGATGGCCGGAGTCGGCATGGAACCGCACGAGTCCATAGCCACCAATCTTCCGCACATGGTCTTCATGATCTTTCAGTGCATGTTCGCCATCATCACCCCCGCCCTGATCTCCGGCGCCTTTGCCGAGCGTATGCGTTTTTCCGCCTTTATCATTTTCATCATCCTGTGGTGTACGTTCGTCTATGCTCCTTTGTGCCACTGGGTCTGGGGCGGCGGCTGGATGGCCCAGATGGGCGCCATGGATTTTGCGGGTGGAGCGGTCGTACACATGAGCTCGGCCAGCGCGGCCCTGGCCGCGGTTCTGGTCATCGGCAAGCGCAAGGGCTACGGCAAGCGCTCCTTCTTGCCGCACAACCTGCCCATGACCATGATCGGTACGGCGCTCCTGTGGTTCGGCTGGTTCGGTTTCAACGCCGGCAGCGCCCTGGCCGCCGACGGCCTGGCCGGCAACGCCTTTGTGACCACTCACATCGCGGCCGCCACTGCCATGCTTGCCTGGGTGTTCGCGGAATGGAAGTTTCACGGCAAACCCACAACCCTGGGCGCGGCTTCCGGCGCGGTGGCAGGGCTTGTGGCCATTACTCCGGCGGCAGGTTTTGTCGGCATCATGGCTTCCGTGCTCATTGGGCTTGGCGCTGGCGTGCTGTGCTACTTCGGCGTGAGCCTCAAGGCCCGCTTCGGCTACGACGACAGTCTTGACGTGGTCGGCATTCACGGAGTGGGCGGAGTCTGGGGCGCCTTGGCCACCGGTCTTTTCGCCAGCCAAGCCATAAACCCGGCCGGATTCAACGGTCTCTTCTACGGCAATCCCGGCCAGCTCTGGATTCAGTTTGTATCCGTCGTGGCCACCTGTGCCTTTTCATTTGTCGTATCCTATGTTTTGCTCAAGATCGTTAACGCCATCGTGCCCATTCGTGTCACCGAAGAAGAGGAAGAGGCCGGCCTTGACGTGGCCATTCACAGCGAATCCGCTTACCAGGCCTGA
- a CDS encoding P-II family nitrogen regulator: MKRVEIITRPYKLDEIKEALTGMGIQGMTVTDVRGFGRQRGHKEVYRGAEYQVDFVSKVKIEIVIDDDMLDQTLEVIQQAAKTGKIGDGKIFVSTIDNAIRIRTGESGGSAL, translated from the coding sequence ATGAAACGAGTAGAAATAATCACCCGGCCCTACAAGCTGGACGAAATCAAGGAAGCCCTGACGGGCATGGGCATTCAGGGCATGACGGTCACCGACGTGCGGGGGTTTGGACGCCAGCGCGGCCACAAGGAAGTCTATCGCGGGGCCGAATATCAGGTCGACTTCGTGTCCAAGGTCAAGATCGAGATAGTCATCGACGACGACATGCTTGATCAGACCCTGGAGGTCATCCAGCAGGCCGCCAAGACCGGCAAGATCGGCGACGGCAAGATCTTTGTCTCCACCATCGACAACGCCATCCGCATCCGCACCGGAGAATCCGGCGGATCGGCCCTCTAG
- a CDS encoding [protein-PII] uridylyltransferase family protein: protein MSIETLRLARDLYRNVNADPGHSPAWFSACMDDWVRTACQSRLDSGGGTLVLALGGYGRSRLFPYSDIDLLVCLPESGAPDPELLAQDLFLPLWDSGFDVGHGIRTVSETIDLAAADFEVLCSLLDARLLYGSADLFSDFQTAVARDLVIPLRAELFSWLAGRHEARHERFGDTAHLLSPSLKEGRGGQRDHQTTQWLETLCRMGGDSWPLLSASEREALSRSADFISMARVALHRVSKRKNDVLHLELQPEIAQLIGYGPATDRDSVERFLSGLHKAMAETRLLCRLCLDKARVLAGGAASGKPSAPAGLDFSILVADPANVLELFRHSAQTGIPIGWHTRRIIQDRFPALSLDLNWQKPIVSRFEEILCSAHAGHALDQMLEVGFLNLFVPEFSAIEHLVQFDAYHKLPAGPHLVETVRNLAAFDQDHEFMGDFLHSLRSDPCLRWAALLHDIGKGNGDHAVKGARLSRLILERLGYGDNFVQECAFLIEHHLLLVHTATRHDLGEESVVMELAQTLGSVRRLDLLTLLTWADSMATGPKAWNPWIENLLRETYFKTRKVLEYGLMSDETLVHRLSTLRDALRSSRPAHFSIRDFERFLSVMPARYLMQTAPKRIIEHIEQVHAFRECPDCGPFHLSWEHRPHSRSLRVTLVSTDRPGLFARVCAALVRHGMSVLGAELCVWDDKTVVDVFWVTEPLDMLYADQTVEAVQSSLFGLLADENRLDQLPVQITTRLRKVFALDRDLVSVRLDNGVSDFYTVLSIEAPDVPGLLATVSLCLYRLGVDLVFAKIATQKDKAMDILHIREGGEKIPDSECESLERSLCLLIRSLYA, encoded by the coding sequence ATGAGCATCGAAACCTTACGCCTGGCCCGGGACCTTTACCGCAACGTGAATGCGGACCCGGGCCATTCTCCTGCCTGGTTCTCCGCGTGCATGGATGATTGGGTACGCACGGCCTGTCAAAGTCGCCTCGACTCCGGCGGGGGGACGCTGGTCCTGGCCCTAGGCGGGTATGGTCGCTCCCGGCTTTTCCCTTATTCAGACATCGACCTTCTGGTCTGCCTGCCCGAATCGGGCGCTCCCGATCCCGAGCTTCTGGCCCAGGACCTGTTTCTTCCGCTGTGGGACAGCGGTTTTGACGTCGGGCACGGCATCAGGACCGTCTCCGAGACCATCGACCTGGCCGCCGCCGATTTCGAAGTTCTGTGCTCGCTCCTCGATGCCCGGCTGCTGTATGGCTCCGCGGATCTGTTTTCCGATTTTCAGACTGCCGTTGCGCGGGATCTTGTCATTCCCCTTCGCGCGGAACTTTTCTCCTGGCTCGCCGGACGTCATGAGGCGCGGCACGAGCGCTTCGGCGATACCGCGCATCTCTTGTCCCCAAGCCTCAAGGAGGGCCGGGGAGGGCAGCGCGATCACCAGACTACGCAGTGGCTGGAAACCTTGTGCCGCATGGGGGGGGATTCGTGGCCCCTTCTTTCGGCTTCCGAGCGGGAAGCATTGTCGCGCAGCGCCGATTTCATTTCAATGGCAAGAGTGGCTCTGCATCGCGTCAGCAAGCGCAAGAATGATGTCCTGCATCTGGAACTGCAGCCCGAGATAGCGCAGCTCATCGGCTATGGTCCGGCCACCGACAGGGATTCGGTGGAAAGGTTTCTCTCCGGGCTGCACAAGGCCATGGCCGAAACGAGGCTGCTTTGCCGGCTCTGCCTGGACAAGGCGCGGGTTCTCGCCGGAGGCGCTGCTTCCGGGAAACCCAGCGCCCCGGCCGGCCTTGATTTTTCCATTCTTGTCGCCGATCCGGCCAACGTCTTGGAATTGTTCCGGCACAGCGCGCAGACCGGGATTCCCATTGGCTGGCATACTCGGCGCATTATCCAGGACCGTTTTCCCGCCTTGTCCCTGGACCTGAACTGGCAGAAGCCCATTGTCTCGCGTTTCGAAGAGATTCTGTGCAGCGCGCACGCCGGGCACGCTCTCGACCAGATGCTTGAGGTCGGTTTCTTGAACCTTTTTGTGCCCGAGTTTTCGGCCATCGAGCATCTGGTCCAATTTGACGCCTATCACAAGCTTCCAGCCGGTCCGCATCTGGTCGAGACGGTGCGCAATCTTGCGGCCTTCGACCAGGATCATGAATTTATGGGTGATTTTCTGCACTCCCTGCGCAGCGATCCCTGTCTGCGCTGGGCCGCGCTGCTGCACGACATCGGCAAGGGTAACGGGGATCACGCCGTCAAGGGCGCGCGGCTCTCGCGTCTCATTCTTGAGCGTTTGGGATATGGCGATAATTTTGTTCAGGAATGCGCCTTTCTGATCGAACACCATCTGCTTCTGGTGCATACCGCCACGCGTCACGATCTGGGAGAGGAGTCCGTCGTCATGGAACTTGCCCAGACGCTTGGCAGCGTGAGGCGCCTCGACCTGCTGACCCTGTTGACCTGGGCCGACTCCATGGCCACCGGCCCCAAGGCCTGGAATCCATGGATCGAGAATCTTTTGCGGGAAACCTATTTCAAGACGCGCAAGGTCCTTGAATATGGATTAATGTCCGATGAAACCCTCGTGCACAGGCTCAGCACCCTGCGCGATGCCCTGCGCTCCAGCCGTCCTGCCCATTTTTCCATCCGCGATTTCGAGCGCTTTCTCTCCGTCATGCCCGCCAGGTACCTGATGCAGACCGCGCCCAAGCGCATCATCGAGCATATCGAGCAGGTCCATGCTTTTCGTGAATGCCCTGATTGCGGACCGTTTCACCTTTCGTGGGAGCACAGGCCCCATTCAAGGTCGTTGCGCGTCACGCTGGTCTCCACCGACCGCCCCGGGCTCTTTGCCCGAGTGTGCGCGGCCCTGGTCCGGCATGGGATGTCCGTGCTTGGCGCGGAACTTTGTGTCTGGGATGACAAGACGGTCGTGGACGTGTTCTGGGTCACCGAACCTCTGGACATGCTTTATGCCGACCAGACGGTCGAAGCCGTTCAATCCAGCCTTTTTGGCCTGCTTGCCGACGAGAACAGGCTGGATCAGCTCCCTGTGCAGATCACCACGCGACTCCGGAAGGTTTTCGCACTGGACCGCGATCTGGTCAGCGTTCGCCTCGACAACGGCGTTTCGGATTTTTATACGGTGCTTTCCATTGAAGCTCCGGATGTGCCCGGACTTCTGGCCACGGTTTCGCTTTGCCTTTACCGGCTTGGCGTTGACCTCGTCTTTGCCAAG